One stretch of Roseimicrobium sp. ORNL1 DNA includes these proteins:
- a CDS encoding HAMP domain-containing protein, protein MKTLSPRKRAVANKTAANGKPAASPPSSTSPAPASASALAPTDSHEAATFAILEAMLALREGNFSKKLPSNWTGVYGKIADTFNEVLSINERRAQETNRICRVVGKEGKLKQRLRIPGLVGGWAEEVQSLNELMDDLVRPTTDVTRTIGAVAQGDLTQPMALEIDGRSLQGEFLVSARLVNRMIEQLSVFTSEVTRVAREVGTEGKLGGQAQVKGVSGVWKDLTESVNQMAGNLTAQVRNIVDVTIAVANGDLSKKITVDVRGEILQLKEAINSMVDQLRSFASEVTRVAREVGTEGRLGGQAVVPGVAGTWKDLTDSVNSMASNLTAQVRNIAAVTTAVARGDLSRKITVDVKGEILELKETINTMVDQLNAFSSEVTRVAREVGTEGKLGGQAAVSGVAGTWKDLTDSVNSMASNLTGQVRNIADVTTAVARGDLSRKITVDVKGEILELKNTINTMVDQLNGFASEVTRVAREVGTEGKLGGQAAVSGVAGTWKDLTDSVNSMASNLTGQVRNIADVTTAVARGDLSRKITVEVKGEILELKNTINTMVDQLNAFASEVTRVAREVGTEGKLGGQAAVSGVAGTWKDLTDSVNAMASNLTGQVRNIADVTTAVARGDLSRKITVEVKGEILELKNTINTMVDQLNAFASEVSRVAREVGTEGELGGQAEVEGVAGTWKDLTDNVNSMASNLTGQVRNIADVATAVANGDLSKKITVDVKGEILELKNTINTMVDQLNGFASEVTRVAREVGTEGKLGGQAQVRGVAGTWKDLTDNVNSMASNLTGQVRNIADVATAIAKGDLSRKITVDVKGEILQLKETMNTMVDQLNGFASEVTRVAREVGTEGKLGGQANVQGVAGTWKDLTDNVNFMANNLTAQVRNIAEVTTAVARGDLSRKITVDVKGEILALKETINTMVDQLNAFASEVSRVAREVGTEGKLGGQAQVGGVAGTWKDLTDNVNSMASNLTGQVRNIAEVTIAVANGDLSKKITVDVRGEILELKETINTMVDQLRSFAAEVSRVAREVGTEGKLGGQAQVPGVAGTWKDLTDNVNSMAFNLTGQVRNIADVATAIARGDLSRKITVDVKGEILQLKETINTMVDQLSAFASEVTRVAREVGTEGKLGGQAEVGGIAGTWKDLTDNVNSMASNLTGQVRNIAEVTIAVANGDLSRKITVDVRGEILQLKETINTMVEQLRSFASEVTRVAREVGTEGRLGVQAVVPGVAGTWKDLTDSVNAMGSNLTAQVRNIAEVTTAVARGDLSRKITVDVKGEILELKNTINTMVDQLNAFAAEVTRVAREVGTEGKLGGQAQVSGVAGTWKDLTDSVNVMAANLTDQVRGIVKVVTAVADGNLRQKLTVQAKGEVAALAETINNMTNTLATFADQVTNVAREVGVDGRLGGQANVPGAAGTWKDLTGNVNLLAANLTTQVRAIAEVATAVTKGDLTRSIQVETRGEVAELKDNINTMINNLRETTERNQEQDWLKTNVAKFTRMLQGQRDLFTVAQMLLSELAPLVAAHQGTIYQTTGTGSDRRFLRLLAGFATPKNQRNQLSMGEGLVGQCAVERQRILLTDVPPDYSPVQSSLGMATPANIVVLPVLFEGETKAVIELASLQPFTEGRLNFLEQLTQSIGVVLNTIEATMRTEGLLQQSQQLTTELQSRQTELQQTNEELEQKARELADQNAEVERKNVEIEQARRALEDKAAELALTSKYKSEFLANMSHELRTPLNSILILGQQLSENAAGNLSTKQVDFAKNIHSAGSDLLNLINDILDLSKIESGTVAVEAEEVTFDTLRESVQRNFGHVAENKNLPFIVEFDPTLPRAFSTDLKRLQQIIKNLLSNAFKFTSHGSVTIKVSHATDGWATDHPILKRAPYVISMAITDTGIGIAPEKQRLIFEAFQQADAGTARKYGGTGLGLAISRELATLLGGEIRLFSTLGEGSTFTLYLPLHFTPTGQSIDPVKSRALQEVSESAAIRTYRAAAEEIIDDDRDVIVKGDAVVLVVEDDPHYARVLLGLARDKGFKGLVATRGHEALLLARQYLPTAITLDIFLPDMLGWTVLNNLKLDPATRHIPVQIISLEEERQHGLSHGAFSYMVKPATTDELDHAFDRIKTFARPRVKNLLVVEDNDVESQSIVELLGYEDIEITTAATGNEAMKQLLDKPYDCAVLDLRLPDMSGFELLDKIQEEPSLLEVPIVVFTGKDLSEEEEKRLRTVAKSIVLKDVKSPERLLDETALFLHRVIAELPESKQKMIARLHNSNEALQNQKVLVVDDDARNIFALSIVLENQQMEVLSAMNGRQAIQIIEDTPDLSMVLMDIMMPEMDGYQTMREIRKNPKFRTLPMIALTAKAMKGDREKCLEAGASDYIAKPVNTDQLLSLLRVWLHR, encoded by the coding sequence ATGAAAACGCTGTCACCACGGAAACGAGCAGTCGCGAACAAAACCGCAGCCAACGGCAAACCCGCCGCCAGCCCTCCCTCCTCCACCTCTCCTGCTCCTGCGTCCGCTTCCGCGCTTGCTCCTACTGACAGTCATGAAGCCGCGACGTTTGCCATCCTGGAGGCGATGCTCGCGCTGCGTGAGGGGAACTTTTCCAAGAAGCTGCCGTCGAACTGGACTGGTGTGTACGGGAAGATCGCGGACACCTTCAATGAGGTACTGAGCATCAATGAGCGCCGCGCGCAGGAGACGAACCGCATCTGCCGCGTGGTGGGCAAGGAGGGCAAACTCAAGCAGCGCCTCCGCATTCCCGGCCTCGTAGGGGGATGGGCGGAGGAAGTGCAGTCGTTGAACGAACTGATGGATGACCTCGTGCGCCCGACCACGGACGTTACCCGCACCATCGGCGCCGTGGCGCAGGGCGACCTCACCCAGCCCATGGCACTCGAAATCGACGGCCGCTCGCTGCAGGGCGAGTTCCTCGTCTCCGCGCGGCTGGTAAACCGCATGATCGAGCAGCTCTCGGTCTTCACCTCGGAAGTGACGCGTGTGGCGCGCGAAGTGGGCACGGAAGGCAAGCTCGGCGGCCAGGCTCAGGTGAAGGGTGTATCGGGCGTATGGAAAGACCTTACGGAAAGCGTGAACCAGATGGCGGGCAACCTCACCGCCCAGGTCCGCAACATCGTGGACGTGACCATCGCCGTGGCGAACGGTGACCTTTCCAAGAAGATCACGGTGGACGTGCGTGGTGAGATTCTCCAGCTCAAGGAGGCGATTAACTCCATGGTGGATCAGCTCCGCTCCTTCGCTTCCGAAGTGACTCGTGTGGCCCGTGAAGTGGGAACGGAAGGGCGACTCGGGGGTCAGGCGGTGGTGCCCGGTGTGGCCGGTACCTGGAAGGACCTTACCGACTCCGTGAACTCCATGGCTTCCAACCTCACGGCGCAGGTGCGAAACATCGCCGCCGTGACCACGGCCGTCGCGCGCGGTGACCTTTCCCGCAAGATCACGGTGGACGTGAAGGGCGAGATTCTCGAACTGAAGGAAACCATCAACACGATGGTGGACCAGCTCAACGCCTTCTCCTCGGAAGTGACTCGTGTGGCGCGCGAAGTGGGTACCGAAGGCAAGCTCGGCGGTCAGGCCGCGGTGTCCGGTGTGGCCGGCACGTGGAAGGACCTTACCGACTCCGTGAACTCCATGGCCTCCAACCTCACCGGCCAGGTGCGTAACATCGCCGACGTGACCACGGCCGTGGCACGCGGTGACCTTTCCCGCAAGATCACGGTGGACGTGAAGGGGGAAATCTTGGAGCTGAAGAACACCATTAATACGATGGTGGACCAGCTCAACGGCTTCGCCTCGGAAGTGACACGCGTGGCACGTGAAGTGGGTACGGAAGGCAAGTTGGGTGGCCAGGCCGCCGTGTCCGGGGTGGCCGGCACGTGGAAGGACCTTACCGACTCCGTAAACTCCATGGCCTCCAACCTCACGGGCCAGGTGCGCAACATCGCCGACGTGACCACGGCGGTGGCGCGCGGTGACCTTTCACGCAAGATCACGGTGGAAGTGAAGGGCGAAATTCTCGAACTGAAGAACACCATCAATACCATGGTGGACCAGCTCAATGCCTTCGCTTCGGAAGTGACGCGTGTGGCACGTGAAGTGGGTACGGAAGGCAAGTTGGGTGGCCAGGCCGCGGTGTCCGGTGTGGCCGGTACGTGGAAGGACCTTACGGACTCCGTAAACGCCATGGCCTCCAACCTCACCGGTCAGGTGCGTAACATCGCCGACGTGACCACTGCCGTGGCGCGCGGTGACCTTTCCCGCAAGATCACCGTGGAAGTGAAGGGCGAAATCCTGGAGCTGAAAAACACCATCAACACCATGGTGGACCAGCTCAACGCCTTCGCCTCCGAAGTGAGTCGTGTGGCGCGTGAAGTGGGTACCGAAGGTGAGCTCGGCGGTCAGGCGGAAGTGGAAGGTGTGGCCGGCACGTGGAAGGACCTTACGGATAACGTGAACTCCATGGCCTCCAACCTCACCGGCCAGGTGCGTAACATCGCCGACGTGGCGACGGCCGTGGCGAATGGTGACCTTTCCAAAAAGATCACCGTGGACGTGAAGGGGGAAATCCTGGAACTGAAGAACACCATTAATACGATGGTGGACCAGCTCAACGGTTTCGCCTCTGAAGTGACCCGTGTGGCGCGCGAAGTGGGTACGGAGGGCAAGCTCGGTGGCCAGGCGCAGGTGCGCGGTGTGGCTGGTACGTGGAAGGACCTTACGGATAACGTGAACTCCATGGCCTCCAACCTCACCGGTCAGGTGCGCAACATCGCCGACGTGGCCACGGCCATCGCGAAGGGAGACCTTTCCCGTAAGATTACGGTGGACGTGAAGGGCGAGATTCTGCAGCTCAAGGAAACCATGAACACCATGGTGGACCAGCTCAACGGTTTCGCCTCCGAAGTGACGCGCGTGGCGCGCGAAGTGGGTACGGAAGGCAAGCTCGGCGGCCAGGCGAATGTGCAAGGTGTCGCCGGTACGTGGAAGGATCTCACGGATAACGTGAACTTCATGGCGAACAACCTCACCGCCCAGGTGCGTAACATCGCCGAAGTGACCACCGCCGTGGCGCGCGGTGACTTGTCCCGTAAGATCACGGTGGACGTGAAGGGCGAAATTCTCGCGCTGAAGGAAACCATTAACACGATGGTGGACCAGCTCAATGCCTTCGCCTCGGAAGTGAGCCGCGTGGCGCGCGAAGTGGGTACCGAGGGCAAGCTCGGCGGCCAGGCACAGGTGGGTGGTGTGGCGGGTACATGGAAGGACCTTACGGACAACGTGAACTCCATGGCCTCCAACCTCACCGGCCAGGTCCGTAACATCGCGGAAGTGACCATCGCCGTGGCGAACGGTGACCTTTCCAAGAAGATCACAGTGGACGTGCGTGGTGAGATTCTGGAGCTGAAGGAAACCATCAATACCATGGTGGACCAGCTCCGTTCCTTCGCGGCAGAAGTGAGCCGCGTGGCCCGCGAAGTGGGTACCGAGGGCAAGCTCGGCGGTCAGGCGCAGGTGCCAGGTGTGGCGGGCACGTGGAAGGACCTTACGGACAACGTGAACTCCATGGCCTTCAACCTCACCGGCCAGGTGCGTAACATCGCCGACGTGGCCACGGCCATCGCGCGCGGTGACCTTTCGCGCAAGATTACGGTGGACGTGAAGGGCGAAATTCTCCAGCTCAAGGAAACCATCAATACGATGGTGGACCAGTTGAGCGCCTTCGCCTCGGAAGTGACGCGAGTAGCGCGTGAAGTGGGCACCGAAGGCAAGCTCGGCGGCCAGGCCGAAGTGGGTGGCATCGCAGGCACGTGGAAGGACCTTACGGATAACGTGAACTCCATGGCCTCCAACCTCACGGGCCAGGTACGTAACATCGCCGAGGTGACCATCGCGGTGGCGAACGGTGACTTGTCCCGCAAGATTACGGTGGACGTGCGTGGAGAGATTCTCCAGCTCAAGGAGACCATCAATACCATGGTGGAGCAGCTCCGCTCCTTCGCCTCCGAAGTGACGCGCGTGGCGCGTGAAGTGGGTACCGAAGGACGACTCGGGGTGCAGGCCGTGGTGCCGGGCGTCGCGGGCACGTGGAAGGACCTTACCGACTCCGTGAACGCCATGGGCTCGAACCTCACGGCCCAGGTGCGAAACATCGCGGAAGTGACCACCGCCGTGGCGCGTGGTGACCTTTCCCGCAAGATCACGGTGGACGTGAAAGGGGAAATTCTCGAACTGAAAAACACCATCAATACGATGGTGGACCAGCTCAATGCCTTCGCTGCGGAAGTGACGCGTGTGGCCCGTGAAGTGGGCACCGAGGGCAAGCTCGGCGGTCAGGCGCAGGTGTCCGGTGTGGCCGGTACGTGGAAGGACCTTACCGACTCCGTGAACGTGATGGCGGCGAACCTCACCGACCAGGTGCGAGGCATCGTGAAGGTGGTGACTGCTGTGGCCGATGGCAACCTGCGCCAGAAACTCACGGTTCAGGCCAAGGGTGAAGTGGCTGCACTCGCGGAAACCATCAACAACATGACGAACACGCTCGCGACCTTCGCCGACCAGGTGACGAACGTGGCGCGCGAAGTGGGTGTGGATGGACGACTGGGCGGCCAGGCCAACGTGCCCGGTGCTGCCGGTACGTGGAAGGACCTTACCGGGAACGTGAACCTGCTGGCGGCAAACCTCACCACGCAGGTGCGAGCCATCGCCGAGGTGGCCACGGCCGTGACGAAGGGTGACCTCACCCGCTCCATCCAGGTGGAGACCCGTGGTGAAGTGGCCGAGCTCAAGGACAACATCAACACGATGATCAACAACCTCCGTGAAACCACGGAGCGCAACCAGGAGCAGGACTGGCTGAAGACGAACGTGGCCAAGTTCACCCGCATGCTGCAGGGGCAGCGCGACCTCTTCACCGTGGCGCAGATGCTCCTCTCAGAGCTCGCGCCGCTGGTGGCCGCGCACCAGGGCACCATCTACCAGACCACGGGCACGGGCTCGGACCGCAGGTTCCTCCGTCTGCTCGCGGGCTTCGCCACGCCCAAGAACCAGCGAAACCAGCTCAGCATGGGCGAGGGTCTCGTGGGCCAGTGCGCGGTAGAGCGCCAGCGCATCCTGCTCACGGATGTGCCGCCGGACTACTCCCCGGTGCAGTCCAGTCTGGGCATGGCCACACCGGCGAACATCGTGGTGCTGCCCGTGCTCTTCGAAGGGGAGACAAAGGCAGTCATCGAACTCGCCTCGCTGCAACCCTTCACCGAAGGGCGACTGAATTTCCTGGAACAGCTCACGCAATCCATCGGGGTGGTGCTCAATACCATCGAGGCGACCATGCGTACGGAAGGCCTGCTCCAGCAGAGCCAGCAGCTCACCACGGAACTGCAGTCCCGCCAGACGGAACTCCAGCAGACCAACGAAGAACTGGAACAGAAGGCCAGGGAACTCGCCGACCAGAATGCGGAAGTGGAACGCAAGAACGTGGAAATCGAGCAGGCCCGCCGCGCCCTGGAAGACAAGGCTGCGGAACTCGCGCTCACCTCGAAGTACAAGTCCGAGTTCCTCGCGAACATGTCCCACGAGCTGCGCACGCCGCTGAACTCCATCCTGATTCTCGGCCAGCAGCTCTCGGAAAATGCCGCCGGCAACCTCTCCACCAAGCAGGTGGACTTCGCGAAGAACATCCACTCCGCAGGCTCCGACCTGCTCAACCTCATCAACGACATCCTCGACCTTTCCAAGATCGAATCGGGCACGGTCGCGGTGGAAGCGGAGGAGGTGACCTTCGACACGCTGCGTGAGTCCGTGCAGCGCAACTTCGGCCACGTGGCGGAGAACAAGAACCTGCCCTTCATCGTGGAGTTCGATCCCACGCTGCCGCGCGCATTCTCCACGGACCTGAAGCGCCTCCAGCAGATCATCAAGAACCTGCTGTCGAATGCCTTCAAGTTCACCTCCCACGGCAGTGTGACCATCAAGGTGAGTCACGCCACCGATGGCTGGGCCACAGACCACCCCATCCTGAAGCGCGCGCCGTATGTCATCAGCATGGCGATCACGGATACCGGCATTGGGATTGCTCCGGAGAAGCAACGTCTGATTTTCGAAGCCTTCCAGCAGGCGGACGCCGGCACCGCGCGCAAGTACGGCGGCACCGGTCTCGGCCTGGCCATTTCCCGTGAACTGGCCACGCTGCTCGGCGGTGAGATTCGACTCTTCAGCACCTTGGGTGAGGGCAGCACCTTCACCCTGTATCTGCCGCTGCACTTCACACCCACAGGCCAGAGCATCGACCCCGTGAAGTCCCGCGCACTGCAGGAGGTCTCCGAGAGCGCCGCGATTCGCACGTACCGTGCGGCAGCGGAGGAAATCATTGATGACGATCGCGATGTCATCGTGAAGGGAGATGCCGTCGTGCTCGTGGTAGAGGATGACCCCCACTATGCACGGGTGCTGCTGGGACTGGCGCGAGACAAGGGGTTCAAGGGGCTCGTGGCCACCCGCGGTCACGAGGCGCTGCTGCTCGCGCGGCAGTATCTGCCCACCGCGATCACGCTGGACATCTTCCTGCCAGATATGCTTGGCTGGACTGTCCTGAATAATCTGAAACTCGACCCCGCCACCCGGCACATCCCTGTGCAGATCATCTCCCTGGAGGAGGAGCGGCAGCATGGGCTCTCCCACGGCGCCTTCTCCTACATGGTGAAGCCGGCCACCACGGACGAGCTGGATCACGCCTTTGACCGCATCAAGACCTTCGCACGCCCGCGCGTGAAAAATCTGCTGGTGGTGGAGGACAACGACGTGGAAAGCCAGAGCATCGTGGAGTTGCTTGGCTACGAAGACATCGAGATCACCACCGCCGCGACCGGGAATGAGGCGATGAAGCAGCTGCTGGACAAGCCCTATGACTGCGCGGTGCTGGACCTCCGCCTGCCGGACATGAGCGGGTTTGAACTGTTGGATAAAATCCAGGAGGAACCCAGCCTGCTGGAGGTGCCCATCGTGGTTTTCACCGGCAAAGATCTCTCCGAGGAGGAGGAAAAGCGCCTGCGCACCGTGGCGAAGAGCATTGTGCTCAAGGACGTGAAGTCCCCCGAGCGCCTGCTCGATGAGACGGCGCTCTTCCTGCACCGCGTCATCGCCGAACTGCCCGAGTCGAAGCAGAAGATGATTGCGCGCCTGCACAACTCGAATGAAGCCCTGCAGAACCAGAAGGTCCTGGTGGTGGACGACGACGCACGCAACATCTTCGCCCTCTCCATCGTGCTGGAAAACCAACAGATGGAAGTGCTAAGCGCAATGAATGGCAGACAGGCGATTCAGATTATCGAAGACACCCCGGACCTTTCCATGGTGTTGATGGACATCATGATGCCCGAGATGGACGGTTACCAGACCATGCGCGAGATTCGTAAAAATCCCAAATTCCGCACACTGCCCATGATTGCTCTCACCGCCAAGGCGATGAAAGGCGACCGCGAAAAATGCCTCGAAGCCGGGGCGAGTGACTATATTGCGAAACCCGTGAACACCGACCAATTGCTTTCCCTGCTGCGAGTGTGGCTGCACCGCTGA
- a CDS encoding DUF5985 family protein produces the protein MAQVVYILCSLASLLCAVLLMRGYRRSKHDLLFWSAWCFIILGLANIVLVIDLVIIGPDGADLTLLRTVLSLVGMGVLLYGLIFKSN, from the coding sequence ATGGCCCAGGTCGTCTACATTTTATGTTCACTCGCCAGTCTCCTGTGCGCGGTGTTGCTGATGCGCGGGTACAGGCGCTCGAAGCACGATTTGCTTTTCTGGAGTGCGTGGTGCTTCATTATCCTGGGATTGGCGAACATTGTCCTCGTGATCGACCTGGTGATCATCGGGCCGGATGGGGCGGACCTTACCTTGTTGCGAACCGTGCTCAGCCTCGTGGGCATGGGTGTTCTGCTCTACGGACTCATCTTCAAGTCGAACTAG
- a CDS encoding peptidoglycan-binding protein, whose product MKILPRPFTALLAATIALALTGGDLMAAKKDKDKGGGNDRKGKKEQVQRRSGGGGGGDRSPRVAHSKPAAPKPEHRVAARSAQKPKADKPSSRDRKHDTTRLAVQRSSKGRDDNARKRSEDIARHQLASSSAASRARAADANRKSIERSQNVAKARERGNNDRDRARVAAASRDVNRNRADVRRDVSRDRADVRREIDRRNIGTVASSAVNRDRDRDGDRRTRSHRDRSHYTERHDHDHNHNYDWYRSNGYYYDHDYYRTYHRHRYYNDSLGVFLFSLTAPPAYVYESTPYAYDSTPNYYSGYGYQTRVAVQEELARAGYYDGTLDGVIGPGTRSAIYAYQQDYGLYASGQIDDQLLQSLGLTSY is encoded by the coding sequence ATGAAAATTCTACCCCGACCGTTTACGGCGTTGCTGGCGGCCACGATTGCGTTGGCCCTCACTGGCGGCGACCTGATGGCGGCCAAAAAAGACAAGGACAAGGGCGGCGGCAATGACCGCAAGGGCAAGAAGGAACAGGTGCAGCGACGAAGCGGCGGTGGCGGCGGCGGAGACCGCAGCCCGCGCGTGGCACATTCCAAGCCCGCTGCTCCGAAACCTGAACATCGTGTGGCGGCTCGCTCCGCGCAGAAGCCGAAAGCAGACAAGCCTTCCTCGCGTGACCGCAAGCATGATACCACCCGCCTGGCCGTGCAGCGCTCCTCGAAGGGACGCGACGACAATGCCCGCAAACGCTCCGAAGATATCGCGCGCCATCAACTGGCGTCCTCCTCGGCTGCCTCCCGGGCCCGCGCTGCTGACGCGAACCGCAAGTCCATCGAACGTTCGCAGAACGTCGCCAAGGCTCGTGAGCGTGGTAACAATGACCGGGATCGTGCCCGTGTCGCCGCAGCCAGCCGCGACGTGAACCGCAATCGTGCGGACGTGCGCCGTGACGTGAGTCGCGACCGCGCTGACGTGCGTCGTGAAATCGACCGTCGCAATATCGGCACCGTGGCGAGCAGTGCGGTGAATCGTGACCGTGACCGTGATGGCGATCGCCGCACGCGTTCCCATCGTGACCGTAGTCACTATACGGAGCGTCATGACCACGATCACAACCACAACTACGACTGGTACCGCAGCAATGGCTACTACTACGACCACGACTACTACCGGACCTACCACAGGCACCGCTACTACAACGACAGCCTGGGTGTGTTCCTCTTCTCACTGACGGCACCCCCTGCCTATGTGTATGAGTCCACCCCCTATGCGTATGACTCCACGCCCAACTACTACAGTGGGTATGGATATCAAACGCGCGTAGCGGTTCAAGAGGAGCTGGCTCGCGCAGGTTACTATGATGGCACCCTGGACGGCGTCATCGGACCCGGCACCCGCTCGGCCATCTATGCGTATCAGCAGGACTACGGCTTGTACGCTTCCGGTCAAATCGACGACCAGTTGCTGCAGTCGCTGGGTCTGACGAGCTACTAA
- a CDS encoding DUF5985 family protein, with product MIAPFLSGAIAAMSLTAAAFFLRFWQKTRDRLFIYFAVAFFLLMLERVVRTVLLMESELAPVGYGVRLLAFLTIIAGIVDKNRAKAK from the coding sequence ATGATTGCCCCGTTCCTTTCCGGTGCCATTGCTGCCATGAGCTTGACTGCCGCGGCGTTCTTTCTGCGTTTCTGGCAGAAGACCAGGGACCGGCTCTTCATCTACTTTGCGGTGGCCTTCTTCTTGCTGATGCTGGAGCGAGTCGTACGCACCGTGCTGCTCATGGAGAGTGAACTTGCACCCGTGGGCTACGGCGTACGCCTGCTCGCCTTCCTCACCATCATCGCCGGCATCGTGGACAAGAACCGGGCGAAGGCGAAGTGA
- a CDS encoding response regulator: protein MTTAGINILLVDDDLKNLMVLETILDAPDYRLIKATTPEQALMTLMSEPCAAIILDVQMPGMTGIELAQLIKQRRKTQNIPILFLTAHYYEEEHIVLGYGAGAVDYITKPVNPAILRSKVGVFVDLYRKTDALTKLNDTLQAEIQEREAAEERFRFVVEASPTAMVVTGTDEKIVLVNSRAESLLGFTRDELLGESIRLLIPEGLAYEPSTLTAPNLSPPTELLLRRKDGTQVPVEVGLSQFESSKGAFLIASVADITFRKQAEAALMATNRELAIKNVELERSAEEKTRRILAEAARAEAEAANQAKDRFLAMLSHELRTPLSPVLHAVAIIREEYKLEEAVRDLLDTIQRNVQLEARLIDDLLDLARIRNGKMQLHLENLDLHTLLQRSVEICRPDLQKKNIHLNLSVGAANSHSVADAARIQQIFCNLIGNAIKFSPPDSNLTISTNNSDDGKMVEVHFRDLGVGIAPERITRIFDAFEQAHGDRSTGLGLGLAICRALVEGHRGTISASSGGPDRGSVFTVGLPAASTTAKPAHAKPAADAESPLSLRLLVVEDHQDTAVQLKRLLTRRGYAVELASSVAGAMELMQRSDFDVLVSDIGLPDGEGLQLMQPFIQAAGSRSTAGVALSGYGMAEDIALSEKAGFDYHLTKPVDIGELDKCLHSLSAKFQPVQTRAS from the coding sequence ATGACGACCGCCGGCATCAACATCCTCCTTGTCGACGACGACCTGAAGAACCTGATGGTTCTTGAGACGATACTCGACGCTCCTGACTACCGCCTCATCAAGGCCACCACCCCGGAACAGGCGCTCATGACGCTGATGTCTGAGCCATGTGCCGCGATCATCCTGGATGTGCAGATGCCAGGCATGACCGGCATCGAGCTCGCCCAGCTCATCAAGCAGCGGCGGAAGACGCAGAACATTCCCATCCTCTTCCTCACGGCCCACTATTATGAGGAGGAGCACATCGTGCTCGGCTACGGCGCGGGCGCGGTGGACTACATCACGAAGCCGGTAAATCCGGCCATCCTCCGCTCGAAGGTGGGTGTGTTCGTCGATCTCTACCGGAAGACGGATGCCCTGACAAAGCTGAATGACACGCTGCAGGCGGAGATTCAGGAACGTGAGGCCGCAGAGGAGAGATTCCGCTTTGTCGTGGAGGCCAGTCCCACGGCGATGGTGGTGACCGGGACGGATGAGAAAATCGTGCTGGTGAACTCACGTGCGGAGAGCCTGCTCGGCTTCACCCGCGATGAATTGCTGGGAGAATCCATACGCCTGCTCATTCCGGAAGGTCTGGCCTACGAACCCAGCACGCTCACCGCGCCGAATCTCAGCCCCCCCACCGAGCTGCTGCTCCGCCGGAAGGATGGCACGCAGGTCCCGGTGGAAGTGGGCCTCAGCCAGTTCGAATCCAGCAAAGGCGCGTTCCTCATTGCCTCCGTGGCGGACATCACCTTCAGGAAGCAGGCCGAGGCCGCCTTGATGGCCACCAACCGCGAGCTGGCCATCAAGAATGTGGAACTGGAACGCAGTGCAGAGGAAAAGACACGCCGCATCCTCGCAGAAGCTGCGCGCGCCGAGGCCGAAGCAGCAAACCAGGCGAAGGACCGCTTCCTCGCCATGCTCTCCCACGAGCTGCGCACGCCGCTCTCGCCCGTACTGCATGCCGTGGCCATCATCCGCGAAGAATACAAGCTGGAAGAGGCCGTGCGTGACCTGCTGGATACCATCCAGCGAAATGTGCAACTCGAAGCCAGGCTCATCGATGACCTGCTGGACCTCGCGCGCATTCGCAATGGAAAGATGCAGCTCCACCTGGAGAATCTGGACCTGCACACCCTGCTGCAGCGCTCGGTGGAAATCTGCCGCCCGGACCTTCAAAAGAAAAACATCCATCTCAACCTGAGCGTGGGGGCTGCGAACAGTCACAGCGTGGCCGATGCAGCACGCATCCAGCAAATCTTCTGCAACCTCATTGGCAACGCCATCAAGTTCTCCCCTCCCGACTCCAACCTGACGATCAGCACCAACAACTCGGATGACGGGAAGATGGTGGAGGTCCACTTCCGGGACCTCGGCGTGGGCATCGCGCCGGAGCGCATCACGCGCATCTTCGATGCCTTTGAGCAGGCTCATGGAGACCGGTCCACGGGCCTTGGCCTTGGGCTCGCCATCTGTCGCGCGCTGGTGGAGGGCCATCGTGGAACCATCTCGGCCTCTAGCGGCGGTCCGGACCGTGGCAGTGTGTTCACTGTGGGACTGCCTGCGGCTTCCACCACGGCGAAACCAGCACATGCGAAGCCTGCGGCAGATGCGGAGTCTCCGCTGTCCCTGCGTCTCCTCGTGGTGGAAGACCATCAAGACACTGCCGTGCAGCTCAAACGCCTGCTCACCCGCCGCGGCTACGCAGTAGAGCTGGCCTCCAGTGTAGCCGGTGCGATGGAACTGATGCAGCGCTCCGACTTCGATGTGCTGGTGAGCGACATCGGCCTGCCCGATGGCGAGGGGCTGCAACTCATGCAGCCCTTCATCCAGGCAGCGGGCTCACGTTCGACTGCTGGCGTGGCGCTGAGTGGTTATGGCATGGCGGAGGATATCGCACTGAGTGAGAAGGCTGGCTTCGACTATCACCTCACCAAGCCGGTGGATATTGGCGAGCTGGACAAGTGCCTGCACAGTCTCTCCGCGAAGTTCCAGCCGGTGCAGACGAGGGCGAGTTGA